One genomic window of Cricetulus griseus strain 17A/GY chromosome 3, alternate assembly CriGri-PICRH-1.0, whole genome shotgun sequence includes the following:
- the LOC100769618 gene encoding putative vomeronasal receptor-like protein 4, whose protein sequence is MKLEMVLSISEMTIFLLLTGLGTVANVSVFVNYICTFMGSGEKSIHLILIHLAFTNITMLFSKGVQTPITALGLRHFLGDVGCHIIVYLERVARGLSICTSSLLTVVQAIIMSPRTSWWGRLRLRSVECVLLSLLFFWILNSLISMNLLYSIRNRGTNILQQSKNNKYCYIKKESQKVNNMFLALMVLRDAVFQGAMGGASGYMVLLLHKHHQHVLYLQNSKLLYRTPPELRAAQSVLLLMLCFLFFYLADCAVSLYLSFSLKNDSLTMHLQQFLTLGYAILSPFILIHRDGHLAECWHAQ, encoded by the coding sequence ATGAAGTTAGAAATGGTTTTGAGTATTAGTGAAATGACAATTTTCCTTCTTCTAACTGGACTTGGCACTGTGGCAAATGTTTCCGTTTTTGTGAATTACATTTGCACTTTTATGGGTTCTGGGGAGAAATCTATACACCTTATTCTCATCcacctggcttttacaaatattaCAATGCTTTTTTCCAAGGGTGTGCAAACGCCAATTACAGCTTTAGGTTTGAGACACTTCCTAGGTGATGTTGGCTGTCACATCATTGTTTACCTGGAAAGGGTGGCTCGGGGCCTCTCCATCTGCACCAGCAGTCTCCTCACAGTGGTCCAAGCCATCATCATGAGCCCCAGAACCTCCTGGTGGGGGAGGCTAAGACTGAGGTCTGTAGAATGTGTGCTTCTCTCACTGCTCTTCTTTTGGATTCTCAATTCCTTGATCAGCATGAATCTCCTCTATTCCATCAGAAACAGAGGTACAAACATTTTACAAcagagtaaaaataataaatattgttatatcaaaaaagaaagtcagaaagTAAACAACATGTTTCTTGCCCTCATGGTCCTGAGAGATGCAGTGTTTCAGGGTGCCATGGGAGGGGCCAGTGGCTACATGGTACTTCTTCTCCACAAGCATCACCAGCATGTCCTCTACCTTCAGAACTCCAAGCTTCTCTACAGAACTCCCCCTGAGCTGAGAGCTGCTCAGAGTGTCCTCCTGCTgatgctctgttttcttttcttctatttggcTGATTGTgctgtttctttatatttatccTTCTCTTTGAAGAATGACTCCTTAACAATGCATTTGCAGCAATTTCTTACCCTTGGTTATGCAATTCTTAGCCCATTTATCCTGATTCACAGGGATGGACATCTGGCTGAATGTTGGCATGCTCAGTAA
- the LOC100769330 gene encoding histone H2B type 1-C/E/F/G/I, with protein MPEPAKSAPAPKKGSKKAVTKAQKKDGKKRKRSRKESYSVYVYKVLKQVHPDTGISSKAMGIMNSFVNDIFERIAGEASRLAHYNKRSTITSREIQTAVRLLLPGELAKHAVSEGTKAVTKYTSSK; from the coding sequence ATGCCTGAGCCTGCCAAGTCTGCGCCCGCCCCGAAGAAGGGCTCCAAGAAGGCCGTGACCAAGGCCCAGAAGAAGGACGGCAAGAAGCGCAAGCGCAGCCGCAAGGAGAGCTACTCGGTGTACGTGTACAAGGTACTGAAGCAGGTTCACCCCGACACCGGCATCTCCTCCAAGGCCATGGGCATCATGAACTCGTTCGTCAACGACATCTTCGAGCGCATCGCGGGCGAGGCTTCTCGCCTGGCGCATTACAACAAGCGCTCGACCATCACGTCCCGGGAGATCCAGACGGCCGTGCGCCTGCTGCTGCCCGGGGAGCTGGCCAAGCACGCGGTGTCCGAGGGCACCAAGGCCGTCACCAAGTACACCAGCTCCAAGTGA
- the LOC100769039 gene encoding histone H2A type 1-B, whose product MSGRGKQGGKARAKAKTRSSRAGLQFPVGRVHRLLRKGNYSERVGAGAPVYLAAVLEYLTAEILELAGNAARDNKKTRIIPRHLQLAIRNDEELNKLLGRVTIAQGGVLPNIQAVLLPKKTESHHKAKGK is encoded by the coding sequence ATGTCTGGACGCGGCAAGCAGGGCGGCAAGGCTCGCGCCAAGGCCAAGACCCGCTCCTCCCGGGCCGGCCTGCAATTCCCCGTGGGCCGTGTGCACCGCCTGCTCCGCAAGGGCAACTACTCGGAGCGGGTGGGCGCCGGCGCCCCGGTGTACCTGGCGGCCGTGCTGGAGTACCTGACGGCCGAGATCCTGGAGCTGGCTGGCAACGCGGCCCGCGACAACAAGAAAACCCGCATCATCCCGCGCCATCTGCAGCTGGCCATCCGCAACGACGAGGAGCTCAACAAGCTCCTGGGACGCGTGACCATCGCGCAGGGCGGCGTCCTGCCCAATATCCAGGCCGTGCTGCTGCCCAAGAAGACCGAGAGCCACCACAAGGCCAAGGGAAAATAA
- the LOC100768756 gene encoding histone H4 — protein sequence MSGRGKGGKGLGKGGAKRHRKVLRDNIQGITKPAIRRLARRGGVKRISGLIYEETRGVLKVFLENVIRDAVTYTEHAKRKTVTAMDVVYALKRQGRTLYGFGG from the coding sequence ATGTCTGGCCGCGGTAAGGGCGGGAAAGGCCTGGGCAAGGGCGGCGCTAAGCGCCATCGCAAAGTCCTCCGGGACAACATCCAGGGCATCACCAAGCCCGCCATCCGCCGCCTGGCCCGCCGTGGCGGAGTCAAGCGCATCTCCGGCCTCATCTACGAGGAGACCCGTGGGGTGCTGAAGGTGTTCCTGGAGAACGTGATCCGCGACGCGGTCACCTACACGGAGCACGCCAAGCGCAAGACCGTCACCGCCATGGACGTGGTCTACGCGCTCAAGCGCCAGGGCCGCACGCTCTATGGCTTCGGCGGCTAA